A single Roseofilum reptotaenium CS-1145 DNA region contains:
- a CDS encoding BRO-N domain-containing protein, with amino-acid sequence MGTPEAPEWVAADIVAVLYPTYAKTSRAKVWANVRSEWKGMHKVHTHGTTQMIVTLFEPGLYHLITRSKSPLAIPFQKWVFEEVLPSIRKSGSYSGNCLWGRRTLSLLLIKLIKILY; translated from the coding sequence GTGGGGACTCCTGAAGCCCCAGAGTGGGTAGCTGCTGATATTGTTGCTGTTCTTTATCCTACATACGCAAAAACATCTAGAGCTAAGGTATGGGCTAATGTTCGTTCTGAATGGAAGGGTATGCACAAAGTCCATACCCATGGAACTACTCAGATGATTGTAACATTATTTGAGCCAGGACTCTATCACCTCATCACTCGTTCCAAGAGTCCCCTAGCCATTCCTTTCCAGAAGTGGGTCTTTGAGGAGGTCTTGCCATCAATTCGGAAGTCTGGTTCTTACAGCGGGAATTGTCTGTGGGGAAGAAGAACGCTATCGCTATTATTAATTAAATTAATAAAAATATTATATTAA